ATCGTCATATCGTAGGTAGCCGCATCGTCGATTCGCTTCGACAGGTCGACACCTTTGGTACCTGATATTGCGAGTCGGATCTCCGGATGCTGCTCCGCGTCGAGCCAGTCAGAACTGCGCAGATGCTCATCACGCTTCGGGATTCCGGTGCGCAGGTCGCCGACTTTGACGACAATCTCTCCAGTGCCCCCAGCGTCCGGCCGAGCCGGGTCGAACGTGACCGAACCGTAGACCTCTTCCGCTTTGCCGACAATGTCTTCAAGGGGCGCTTTGCTTTTGAACACGACAGAATTGCGGCCGTATGACGGGTCGATCAAAAATACGACGCCGTCGGCCGCCGCGGAGTCGTTGATCGGCTGTTGCTCCTGGGCGTACGTGGCCGCGGTTCCTGCCCATATTGTCAGCATGGCGGCAATCGTCATGTACTGCATGGTCCGTTGAGATTGGATCACTTGCTGTGTCGCTTTCGAGTTCTCCACAAGGTCAGGGCCGCGACTGCGGCCCAGTATGGTACCACAATGGTTACGACCGAGACGACGTGTTTGTCGAGCAGAGCGGGCGCGCCGGGCAGCAGGCCGAATCGGAATGCGTCGCGACGGGTGTGTTGCGTCGCATTGTCATCGTAGAAGCCGGCCGCCGCCAACGGATCGTCGGGTTCGAGTTCGATGGGTACTTCCTCAATGACCTCATATTTGGTGTAGTAATCGCCCCCGGTGCTCTGCCACAGGACCAGCAAACCTGCCGTCACCACAATCGCTGTCAGGATCTCCCGGTTCATCTTCATCAAACCCGTTCATTGATACCCGATCCGTGGGGATTTCGGGACTGTAATCAGCGATCGGGCCGGCAGACCGGCTTCCGGCCACACCACGTCATCGCCTTAACCACTTGGGGGCGTTGGCCTTCGGGACGCGCCCCCTGCCGGCT
This DNA window, taken from Candidatus Zixiibacteriota bacterium, encodes the following:
- a CDS encoding YceI family protein gives rise to the protein MTIAAMLTIWAGTAATYAQEQQPINDSAAADGVVFLIDPSYGRNSVVFKSKAPLEDIVGKAEEVYGSVTFDPARPDAGGTGEIVVKVGDLRTGIPKRDEHLRSSDWLDAEQHPEIRLAISGTKGVDLSKRIDDAATYDMTIVGEFALYDSVHTVEFPATVTFMPDAARADKKLTGSLLAAHAAFTLKLADYGITGPRGAGIIGSQVGEEILIEVRLFATSGK